From Brachyspira pilosicoli, a single genomic window includes:
- a CDS encoding peptide ABC transporter substrate-binding protein gives MIKKIFLLTLFIIFIAISCQKTSSNAIKIRIGPEPQTIDPTLNTSIDGATYIVHIFEGLTTKDKDNKIAAGAAESWEISDDGLTYTFHIRDDAKWSDGQKVKAEDFVYSWQRAVDPIVASGYSYQLEPILNAKEITEGKMDKSNLGVKALDEKTLEVTLKAPTAYFLELTAFPTLFPVRKDIVEANPDSWTRDASTYIGNGPFIMKERRIDDRLILEKNTNYWNASTIIPNELEFILMDNPTVSVASIKDGSLDYGGAPPVQEIEALRNEGFIQTNVSLGIYFYMINCTNDVLKDPKVRQALTLAIDRNYIVKNVTKGGQIPAAAFVPYGVSDVEGDFRQNGGNYYEVSEDKHQENIEKARALLAEAGYPNGEGFPVIEFKSNQGGGNLEIFEPIQQMWKEVLNIDVTFSAEEWAVFQQTRVDKNFEIAMHSWLADYNDPLTFLAMFLSYSDQNHSSYNNPEYDRLINIAMNSGDNAVRMKAFHDAEKILINDMPIIPLYFHTTSALMRPNLKGVVFDKLGMNRFFYVYREEN, from the coding sequence ATGATAAAAAAGATTTTTTTACTAACTTTATTTATTATTTTTATAGCTATAAGTTGCCAGAAAACTTCTTCTAATGCTATAAAAATAAGAATAGGACCAGAACCGCAAACAATAGATCCTACATTAAATACTTCTATAGACGGTGCTACATATATAGTTCATATATTTGAAGGTCTTACAACTAAGGACAAAGATAATAAAATTGCAGCAGGAGCCGCTGAAAGCTGGGAAATAAGCGATGACGGTTTAACTTACACATTTCATATAAGAGATGATGCTAAATGGTCAGATGGGCAAAAAGTTAAAGCTGAAGATTTTGTATATTCTTGGCAAAGGGCAGTTGATCCTATAGTTGCAAGCGGATATAGCTACCAGTTAGAACCAATATTGAATGCTAAAGAGATAACAGAAGGAAAAATGGATAAATCTAATTTAGGTGTAAAGGCTTTAGATGAAAAAACATTAGAAGTAACATTAAAAGCCCCTACTGCATATTTTTTGGAATTAACAGCCTTCCCTACTTTATTTCCTGTAAGAAAAGATATAGTGGAAGCTAATCCTGATTCATGGACAAGAGATGCTTCAACATATATAGGAAATGGACCTTTTATAATGAAAGAAAGAAGAATTGATGATAGATTAATTTTAGAGAAAAATACAAACTATTGGAATGCTTCAACAATAATACCTAATGAATTAGAATTTATACTTATGGATAACCCTACAGTATCAGTTGCAAGCATAAAAGATGGAAGTTTAGATTATGGCGGAGCTCCTCCTGTTCAGGAAATAGAAGCACTTAGAAATGAGGGCTTTATACAAACTAATGTAAGTTTGGGTATATATTTTTATATGATTAACTGTACTAATGATGTTCTAAAAGATCCTAAAGTAAGACAGGCTTTAACTTTGGCTATTGATAGAAATTACATTGTAAAAAATGTTACTAAAGGAGGACAGATACCAGCTGCTGCTTTTGTTCCTTATGGTGTATCTGATGTTGAAGGAGATTTCAGACAAAATGGCGGAAATTATTATGAAGTAAGTGAAGATAAACATCAGGAAAATATAGAAAAAGCAAGAGCATTATTAGCAGAGGCTGGTTATCCTAATGGTGAAGGTTTTCCGGTAATAGAGTTTAAATCAAATCAAGGAGGGGGAAATTTAGAGATATTTGAACCTATACAGCAAATGTGGAAAGAGGTATTAAATATAGATGTTACTTTCTCTGCTGAGGAATGGGCAGTATTTCAGCAAACAAGAGTTGATAAAAATTTTGAAATAGCTATGCATAGTTGGCTTGCAGATTATAATGACCCTCTTACATTCTTAGCTATGTTTTTAAGCTATAGCGACCAAAATCATTCAAGCTACAATAATCCTGAATATGATAGACTTATAAATATCGCTATGAATAGCGGAGATAATGCTGTAAGAATGAAAGCTTTTCATGATGCTGAAAAAATACTTATAAATGATATGCCTATAATACCTTTATATTTCCATACAACATCAGCTTTAATGCGCCCTAATTTGAAAGGTGTTGTATTTGATAAATTAGGTATGAATAGATTTTTCTATGTATACAGAGAAGAAAATTAA
- a CDS encoding GntR family transcriptional regulator, which translates to MKKETKYKIIENSILKDIKDKKLQFGDQIPTEIELCKTFETSRMTVNRAITSLVSRGYIKRISGKGSFVNSQFIEKTLKKTPRSFTEDMKSIGMVAGAKLLEYRILRASEIPEEITLKLKAENDDFIHYFSRLRTGNGIIFAVSYDYVPTKTLPIIDVSRLEGSFFEYVQEFGLSIGNASLTITATLPTEEQKKILKIKNEALLKVSHITELKDNRILEYIDTYYIGNMYSYKSYIEK; encoded by the coding sequence ATGAAAAAAGAAACCAAATATAAAATTATAGAAAATAGTATACTAAAAGATATAAAAGATAAAAAGCTTCAATTTGGAGACCAAATTCCTACAGAAATTGAATTATGTAAAACATTTGAAACTAGTAGAATGACAGTTAATAGAGCTATCACTTCATTAGTATCTCGAGGTTATATAAAAAGAATTTCTGGCAAGGGAAGTTTTGTAAATAGTCAATTTATAGAAAAAACTTTGAAAAAAACTCCTAGAAGTTTTACAGAAGACATGAAATCAATAGGAATGGTAGCAGGTGCTAAATTATTAGAATATAGAATATTAAGAGCATCAGAAATACCAGAAGAAATTACTTTAAAATTAAAAGCGGAAAATGATGATTTTATACATTATTTCTCAAGATTAAGAACAGGAAATGGAATCATTTTTGCAGTTAGTTATGACTATGTTCCTACAAAAACTTTACCAATAATAGATGTTTCAAGGCTTGAAGGCTCTTTTTTTGAATATGTGCAAGAATTTGGATTGAGCATAGGAAATGCATCGCTAACAATAACTGCAACTTTACCAACAGAAGAACAAAAAAAAATATTAAAAATAAAAAATGAAGCCTTATTAAAAGTTTCTCATATTACAGAACTAAAAGACAATAGAATATTAGAATATATTGACACATATTATATTGGAAATATGTATTCATATAAATCATATATTGAAAAATAA